In Nitrososphaerota archaeon, a genomic segment contains:
- a CDS encoding HAD family hydrolase translates to MAIKAIIFDLDGTINASKRYYDAYNEYAISILSRILKISNSDVSARMSELRKSTIGFTRRVELMGVSRSQFYTTMAAKVPCKELIKKDTKLAKMLKQLRAKGYKLGLLTNTGRPLVGKILEALGISQGTFDIMATSTETELKPSEEPYIYIAKKLNVSLRDCAYVGDRYEMEIETAEKVGMTTIMLRNSMLEDSPKKGRSDYNIKSIYEIPSFLKAQHKISLSRTTSGG, encoded by the coding sequence ATGGCGATAAAGGCGATAATCTTTGACCTGGATGGTACGATTAACGCTTCTAAGAGATACTATGATGCATACAACGAGTATGCCATATCTATTTTGTCAAGGATTCTGAAAATCTCGAATAGCGATGTGTCAGCAAGAATGTCAGAGCTAAGAAAGAGCACTATAGGATTTACAAGAAGAGTAGAGCTGATGGGAGTTTCTAGATCGCAATTTTACACTACAATGGCTGCTAAGGTACCATGCAAAGAACTCATCAAAAAGGACACAAAGCTTGCAAAGATGCTTAAGCAATTACGGGCAAAGGGCTACAAGCTAGGATTGCTGACCAATACAGGCCGTCCTCTGGTTGGGAAGATATTAGAAGCGCTTGGAATTTCGCAGGGAACTTTCGATATTATGGCAACTTCCACAGAAACTGAACTCAAGCCGTCTGAAGAGCCGTACATCTATATCGCCAAGAAACTTAATGTTTCGCTACGGGATTGCGCCTATGTTGGAGACAGATACGAAATGGAGATAGAGACGGCAGAAAAGGTTGGCATGACAACTATCATGCTCAGAAATTCCATGCTGGAGGATTCTCCCAAAAAAGGACGTTCTGACTACAACATAAAGAGCATTTA